Sequence from the Synergistaceae bacterium genome:
AATCATTATAGCCGTCAAAATCACTGTCCCATAATAACGGATTAGATTTCATATGAATATATACGGTTCCGTCAGATTTTGCCTTTATCTCGATTTCCTCGCCATTTTTGAGTCCGTCCTTGTCCCAGTCTGCATCAGCTGAACTGAACATATCAAGAACGCCCGCAAATATCGGAGTCCCATTTGACAAGCATAATTTGCCGCTGTTCATCAAATTAGTATAATAATCCGTTATGCCGTCATTGTTGGAGTCCGTCGTCATATCAATAGTATTACTCTCTATGTTGTCGAAAATATCATTAAGGCCTGACGCATTAGAAGCATAATAATATTTTCCGCCTGTTTGTGACGCAATTTTCTCCAGGGTGCTTTGTGAGACATTGCCTACACCTATCGTGTAAATAATTATTTTGTCATTGGAGGCAATATTTATTATTTCGTCATATGTGTATGAAGAGCTTTTGTTGTCTTCTCCATCAGTAAGAAAAATCACATATTTATAATCAGCTGTTGAAGATGTTGACAATATATTAACTCCGTCAAAGAGTCCAGCTGTGCCGCAAGTCGCTCTTCCATCAGCTGCTCTTCCGTCATAAGTTATATTATTAAGTGCATTAAGCAGAACAGCTTTATTACTTGTCAGGCCGGATAACACTTCAGAATAAGTGTCAAATTTGACAATTGCTGCCTTGTCTTTACCGTCTCTAAGTTTTTCCGTAAAATTTCTTACGAGCTCTATTACAATTTTCTCTTCATCATTCCACCCCATACTTGCAGAATTATCAATAACAAAGGCAATATCAAGCGTTAGATCTTGGCTGTCTTCTGATCCTGATAAAGGCGGCTTTATGTCATTGCTCCATACTAAGTCAAATGAAATTTTATTCAGCAAAATATATGTCGAAAAATGTGATATTTCCGCAATAATTTGACCGTTTTCGATTCGCTGGCCTTCGAGATATTCGAGCAAACCTGTTTCAGGATTCAAATAATAAATTGCTGGCTGGAAATTTTCGCCTATAGTGCCGAGTTCGCTGCCGAGAGTAAATGTTAATGCTGCACTTGAAAATTTTGCGTCTGCGCTAATGTCATAAGCAGTATTTAAATATCCGGGCGTTAATTGCGATATTAAAGGATTATCGAAATGATTTACTCTTTTAATTACAAGAGTCCCGGCGGCATCTGCTGAAGATGTCATAACAACAGAAATATTTGCTGTATCCGGATGTTCTGACGTTAAATTTATTTCATTTTTTGTCGTAAAATTTGTCTCAGCTTTTAACGGATCTGATCCTATAGCAATTTCTGTAGCATCGTCAACTTCATCGCCGTCGGTATCAGGTTTAAGCGGGTCGGTTTTATATGTAATGACTTCTTCATAATCTGTTAAAGTGTCATTATCTGTATCAATTAAAATCATATTTGTATGCAGATTAGCTTCTTGGAGATTTGTTAAGCCGTCGCCGTCTACGTCTTCGTCCCCGTCATTAATTCCATTACCGTTTGTGTCTTGTACAAGCGGGTTATAATTCAGCCAGTGAAGTTCGTCATAATCAGTCAGGCCGTCATTATCTGTGTCAGGATTATAAATATCTGTCCCAAACGTTATTTCAAGTGAATCAATAAGCCCGTCGCCGTCTGAATCTGTAGTATCGTTCATGTCAAGCCACTTTGCATAAAGCGTTAAATCTTGTGATATTACAGTATCGAAATCGAATGTGAACGAGAATCCCTGCGCAGTGTACCAGCCTATAAATAAATTATCATCTTTTGAGGGCGTAACGGGTTCAGCTGCTTTATCGCCTTCTTTAATAATTTGACTCTCGACATCGCTGCCTCCGTTAGAATCAAATATCACTGTGTAGTATCCTGAAATAGGGACATCAGGATTTCCCGGCGTATCAGGTACATCACTATTACTAGGCATTCCTCCGCTTCCGCCGCAGCCTGCACTTACAAAGCCCGCAAACAGCAGCATCAAGGCAAACACGAGCGCAAAAAACTTTTTCTGACTCATAACTTGCAAACCTCCTGAATAAAAATTTTACACATGACCCCCCGCTCGCCTGCCTTATGGTATAATTTACAGCATAAGACAAGGGCGGAAAGAAGTTCCCAGCTTCTAGCCACGTGTAATTAATTAATTTCTCGAAATTATTATAGCACAACCCTTGTTAGTTTTTATGTGCACTTTTCGCAGAGTCAATATAAAAATTTACCCGGCAGGAAAGTTTAATTATTGTCATGAGCTTCCACACGTAAATGGAAATTTCTTCAATAATAAAACAAGCAAGCCAGCCCGCATTATTACACTTCACGAAATGGCCTGCTTAAAAATTTTATCGTTTACTTGCCGAAGTAGTTATCACTCTCTGAATGCAAATAAACAGCAGCAATAATAAACCTGTCGCAATTTTTCCCCACCATGATAAAAGATTCCCGTTAAACGTAATCAAAGCAGGAATTATAGATTTCAGCAGCACACCGAAAAGAGTCCCGGCCATGTAACCAACTCCGCCGGTTAAAAGTGTACCGCCTATGACCGCGCATGTAATTACTTCAAGTTCTCCGCCCTGCAGTGAAAGATTCCAGCCGCTTTTAACGTAGAGAGCGTAACTTATTCCCGCAAGCACTGAGCATAACCCGTTAAAGCCATAAACTAAAACTTTAGTACGTCCGACGGGAAGACCCATTAACGCCGCTGATTGTTCATTGCCTCCGATTGCGTAAATATTCCGCCCGAATCGAGTCCGCTGCAAGATAAAAGCTCCGATTAATATCATCACGAGAAATAATATCACGTTGAAATTTATAAATGCTATGGGCTTTATCCTGACCCAGTTTCCGTCAGCAAATTTCATCAAATAAATTTTCCAGCCTGCAAGAGCGTCAATCATCGGGTGTCTTATATCAATTGACTCACGGCTTATCAACGAACACACCCCGCGCGCTAAAAACATTCCCGTCAATGTCGTAATAAACGGCGGAACGTTCAAATAATGAATTACCCAGCCCATTATCACGCCGAGTCCTACGCCCATTACTAAAGCAGCTGCAATACATACAAGCGGGTGAAGGTGCAAAACTGTCGTCCCGTAAGCGATAAACATTCCCGTCAATGACGCTACAGCACCGACTGATAAATCAATCCCGCCCGTAATTAATACCATTGTCATGCCGACAGCTGAAATTCCGAAATATGCATTGTCAATAAATAAATTTACAAACGTTCTGACAGTCAAGAAGCCCTTATCACCGTAAAGAAACGCTCCGAAAGCATAAATCACAAGAAATATCCCGATTGTTGCATAGACCATTATATATTTAGGATTCGTGATTCTGCTCCAAAAACTTTGTCTGTTAGTCATTATTTCGCGCCTCCTTTACGAATTGCAGCACGTTTCGCAAAATATCTCCGCACAGGTTCAGACTGTAAGACGATAACTACAGCAATTATTAACGCCTTGAATGCCATAGTAGCTTCTGCAACAATCCCGAAATAATATACAAATGTTACAATCGTGCGAATTATCAGCGAGCCTATTACTGTACCTGCAAGACTGAATCTCCCGCCGGCCATGTTCGTCCCGCCGATAACAACTGCTAAAATCGCGTCCATCTCGAAATTTAATCCGGCATTGTTCGAGTCATTTGACATTATACGGCTCGAATAAATTAATCCCGCAATCCCTGACAATAAACCCGTTATCATGAAGACAATTAATATTACTTGATTCGCTTTTATGCCTGATAATCTGCTCGCACTAGGATTAACGCCGACTGACTCAACGAACGCGCCGAAAGCAGTTTTTCTCGTGAATAATGCTACAGCAACAACTACTATAATCGTGATAATTATCGGCATTGGCAGACATAAAAAACTTCCCTGGCCTATAATTCTAAATGGTGAATATCCTGTAGTAAATTGCTTGCCGTCAGTCAAAATCTGCGCAATACCCCGCCCGCAGACCATTAATATTAAAGTCGCGATTATCGGCTGCATTCCACCTTTTGAGACAAGAAAGCCGTTAAAGAGTCCCATTAGAGCGCATACAATCAAAGGCACTCCAAGCACTAAAATATACGGATAAACTGTATAATCTCCCGGAGTCGTGTATGTAAGAACGTCCCAGCGCAAAAATTTCAACGCAATAGCCCCCGCAACAGCAACAAGAGCGCCGACCGATAAATCAGTACCGCCAAGCGCAATAACAAGAGTCATTCCCATTGAAATAATTGTAATTTCTGCTGAACGATTCACGATGTCAATTAAGCTCCCGTAAAGCATACCCGTTGAAGGCTGATAACTTATACTGAAGAAATCAGGACGGATTATAAAGCAGACCAGCAAAATTAAAGCCTCTGCAATTACTGCCCACGTAACTTTTGACTGCATTAAACCGGAAATATCTAATTTTTTGCTAGACATTTTTTTACGCTGCCCCCTCTGCAATGATTCGTAAAATATCCTGCTGTGTGCATGAAGAGCCGTCAACTTCCGCAACTTTTTCGCGGTCCCTCATGATAATAATTCTATTTGAGCAGCGGATTATCTCATCAAGTTCCGAGCTTATAAATATTAATGACACGCCATCACGGCACATTTCAAGCATTAAACGCTGTATTTCTGCCTTTGCTCCGATATCGATTCCGCGCGTAGGTTCGTCAAGAATCAAAATTTTCGGGTTTGCTGCCATCCATCGCGCTAATATAACTTTCTGTTGATTGCCTCCGGATAATTCCCCGGCGTTTTTCTCACAGTCGGGCGTGGCGATTCCAAGCATGGCAATATATTTATTTGCTAAATCTTCCTGTTCCTGACGCGTCATAGGGTGCATAAAACCTTTTCGCGACTGTACAGCTAACATAATATTTTCTCGGATTGATAGATCTCCGATAATGCCGTCTCGTTTGCGGTCTTCGGGACAAAATGCGATTTCAGATTTTATTGCGTCAAATGGCTGCTTTATTTCTACTTTATGGCCGTCAATGAAAATATCACCGGTTGAAATTTTTTCTGCGCCGAATAACATTTCTGCGGTCTCAGTTCTTCCGCTGCCGAGCAAACCTGCAAACCCGACAAGCTCACCCTTTTTGAGGTCAAGAGAAATATCATTTATCTGCGAGTCTCCGATGTGTTCAGCCTTTAAAACTATGTCTGCGCCCTCTGGAACTTCTGCACGCTTGAGACTAAATATAACGTCCATATCTTTCCCGACCATTTTTGTAACAAGCTCAAATTTTCCCAGCTCATTAATATTATATGTGCCGATTAAATGACCGTTTCGCAAAATTGTCATTCGATCTGATACGGCGTAGATCTGGTCAAGAAAGTGAGTGATAAATATTATTCCCATTCCTGACTCTTTAAGTTCGCGCATGACACTGAATAATAATTGTACTTCGTTCTCGTCTAATGAGCTTGTAGGCTCGTCAAGAATCAAAATTTTTGCTTGAATGTCAACTGCTCTAGCTATCGAGGTCATTTGCTGAATCGCAGTAGAGTAATACGAAAGCGGGCGGGTTACGTCAATATCCAAGTGAAAGCGCGACATTAATTCTTCTGCACGTTTATTTATTTCCGACCAGTTAATTTGTCCGTGCTTCATGGGCTGGCGGCCGACAAAAATATTTTCTGCAACGCTCAAATTTGGACATAAATTTATTTCTTGGAAGACTGCCGATATTCCTAACTCGATAGCATTTCCCGGGCCTGTCGGGTGAATCTCTTGGCCGTCAAGTATAATTTGTCCGGAGTCCATTTTATTAACGCCGGTCAAGCATTTAATCAGAGTCGATTTTCCTGCGCCGTTTTCGCCTAATAACGAATGAATTTCCCCCTCTCGCAAAGAAAAATTAACGCCGTCAAGAGCCTTCACTCCCGGAAATTGTATCGTGATTCCGTTCATCTCAAGAATATTTTTCCCCGGCAATTTGATTCACTCCTTATTTAATAACTTTCAGGGCTTTACGGTCAATGGTCAGAGCTACGAAAATTAAGAAAACTATACCCTTTATTAACTGCTGAGTCGCTGACTCGAATCCAAGCATAACTAAGCCATTATTCAAGACCGTATACATTAATGTGCCGACAATTATATTAGAGAATCTCACTTTTGCGCCTCCGGTTATGGGAAGTCCGCCGAGAACAAGAGAAATTAAAATTTGAGTCTCTAATTGATTTCCTGCTGTAGCTGTGATAGAACCTACTTTGATTACATTCACGAACGCAGCAAGCCCCGTTAAAGCTCCTGCCGCAACAAATGCAAAAAATTTCACTCTGTCAGTGCGTACACCTGAAAATCTCGCGGCCGTCTCTCCTGATCCTACTGCTTTTACGTCATTGCCGATTCTTGTGAACTTGAACAGGAAAAACGCTATCACTAACACTGCAACGGTTATAGAAATCTTCAAATTATCGCTGTCGAGTGCTTTTATTGCCGCTGATGCAGGTATAGCCGTCTCGGTTGTGAGATAAGCGCATACACCCCTGAATAAATACATCGTACAAATTGTAACTATAAAACTTTGCAGCCTGAATTTGACGTGAAAGAATCCATTAACCGCACCGATAGCAGCTCCCGTTAAGATTCCCCCGGCAATTGCAAGAGGTATGCTGTAAAATGAAAGCATTGATACAACAATAGAAGCAACACCCAGAGTCGAACCTTCCGTGAAGTCAATCGAACCCAGAGTCATAACAAAAAATACTCCCGTCGCAACTATCATGGGATAATAGACCTGCGATAAAAGTAGTCTGAGTCGTTTAGGCTGCATAATTTTCCCGCCGGTCAGCCAGTACATCACAACGAGAATCACAACAAGCCCTATAAACGGTAATAAGCCTTTGAATGTATCACTGTTGAGAAATTCAGAAATTTTTGATTGTTGAAGATCGTTTTTATCTGCCATAATATTCACCTGCCCTAAACCATT
This genomic interval carries:
- a CDS encoding VWA domain-containing protein, which translates into the protein MSQKKFFALVFALMLLFAGFVSAGCGGSGGMPSNSDVPDTPGNPDVPISGYYTVIFDSNGGSDVESQIIKEGDKAAEPVTPSKDDNLFIGWYTAQGFSFTFDFDTVISQDLTLYAKWLDMNDTTDSDGDGLIDSLEITFGTDIYNPDTDNDGLTDYDELHWLNYNPLVQDTNGNGINDGDEDVDGDGLTNLQEANLHTNMILIDTDNDTLTDYEEVITYKTDPLKPDTDGDEVDDATEIAIGSDPLKAETNFTTKNEINLTSEHPDTANISVVMTSSADAAGTLVIKRVNHFDNPLISQLTPGYLNTAYDISADAKFSSAALTFTLGSELGTIGENFQPAIYYLNPETGLLEYLEGQRIENGQIIAEISHFSTYILLNKISFDLVWSNDIKPPLSGSEDSQDLTLDIAFVIDNSASMGWNDEEKIVIELVRNFTEKLRDGKDKAAIVKFDTYSEVLSGLTSNKAVLLNALNNITYDGRAADGRATCGTAGLFDGVNILSTSSTADYKYVIFLTDGEDNKSSSYTYDEIINIASNDKIIIYTIGVGNVSQSTLEKIASQTGGKYYYASNASGLNDIFDNIESNTIDMTTDSNNDGITDYYTNLMNSGKLCLSNGTPIFAGVLDMFSSADADWDKDGLKNGEEIEIKAKSDGTVYIHMKSNPLLWDSDFDGYNDYVEVKTMHTDPLKFTSDGADKIKQLQNDNTFPAEYLDFSKQDHGLILFLFGWKRNEWAKHEIIDYFYKYRTSDEELSANEYSHGVYNFFSTMANINEAAASVVGALNAVQGLYADASQLNPAIQAETEVQESLLRLEKADSTSETERLALTSARKYDLDNLNRWSKQNADGTFKIDNIKNELFKTANWLSDKADFANTFKDIITETEGAFTVINKFAQGTTLTALASKTLLNIKPVHNLAVKAAGKINLPVPSSKALILTSDLSVAETARKIGYGFTIVVDVFNTAKDFWGVFATYSQIADNYAEFVKYVDLLEYISKNNNYPDYVREAAVGLYETFADTDNPNWQRLNTAVLESLTNELTMDAFTLAFDAIVGAAALTNPVTAVAYGVYQVVRALANLAGFDNKAQAIVKSHIFYAIAEGSSKLLNDVIQFTGSNYFEYEEESEEIYIKYAVLLCQARILGLETVKDFLVNGTFLDWLINIFGWSINDGTKQIYDNAINLVKNTAVYFDWSLPKKIEE
- a CDS encoding ABC transporter permease; the encoded protein is MSSKKLDISGLMQSKVTWAVIAEALILLVCFIIRPDFFSISYQPSTGMLYGSLIDIVNRSAEITIISMGMTLVIALGGTDLSVGALVAVAGAIALKFLRWDVLTYTTPGDYTVYPYILVLGVPLIVCALMGLFNGFLVSKGGMQPIIATLILMVCGRGIAQILTDGKQFTTGYSPFRIIGQGSFLCLPMPIIITIIVVVAVALFTRKTAFGAFVESVGVNPSASRLSGIKANQVILIVFMITGLLSGIAGLIYSSRIMSNDSNNAGLNFEMDAILAVVIGGTNMAGGRFSLAGTVIGSLIIRTIVTFVYYFGIVAEATMAFKALIIAVVIVLQSEPVRRYFAKRAAIRKGGAK
- a CDS encoding sugar ABC transporter ATP-binding protein; the encoded protein is MPGKNILEMNGITIQFPGVKALDGVNFSLREGEIHSLLGENGAGKSTLIKCLTGVNKMDSGQIILDGQEIHPTGPGNAIELGISAVFQEINLCPNLSVAENIFVGRQPMKHGQINWSEINKRAEELMSRFHLDIDVTRPLSYYSTAIQQMTSIARAVDIQAKILILDEPTSSLDENEVQLLFSVMRELKESGMGIIFITHFLDQIYAVSDRMTILRNGHLIGTYNINELGKFELVTKMVGKDMDVIFSLKRAEVPEGADIVLKAEHIGDSQINDISLDLKKGELVGFAGLLGSGRTETAEMLFGAEKISTGDIFIDGHKVEIKQPFDAIKSEIAFCPEDRKRDGIIGDLSIRENIMLAVQSRKGFMHPMTRQEQEDLANKYIAMLGIATPDCEKNAGELSGGNQQKVILARWMAANPKILILDEPTRGIDIGAKAEIQRLMLEMCRDGVSLIFISSELDEIIRCSNRIIIMRDREKVAEVDGSSCTQQDILRIIAEGAA
- a CDS encoding ABC transporter permease — translated: MADKNDLQQSKISEFLNSDTFKGLLPFIGLVVILVVMYWLTGGKIMQPKRLRLLLSQVYYPMIVATGVFFVMTLGSIDFTEGSTLGVASIVVSMLSFYSIPLAIAGGILTGAAIGAVNGFFHVKFRLQSFIVTICTMYLFRGVCAYLTTETAIPASAAIKALDSDNLKISITVAVLVIAFFLFKFTRIGNDVKAVGSGETAARFSGVRTDRVKFFAFVAAGALTGLAAFVNVIKVGSITATAGNQLETQILISLVLGGLPITGGAKVRFSNIIVGTLMYTVLNNGLVMLGFESATQQLIKGIVFLIFVALTIDRKALKVIK